The following is a genomic window from Bacteroidia bacterium.
GGGTAGGCTGCCGCGTTGTCCGGCCAACAGGTGCGGAGCATATCGGTGTTGATGACGCCGGGATTGAGCGATACCGCCGCGAAGCCCGGCGGCAATTCCTCCGCCAGCGCCTGTGTCAATCCCTCCACCGCCCATTTCGATGCGCAATACGGCGCCATGCCCGCGTCCGCGGAGCGTCCCCAGCCCGAGGAAACGTTGACGACAATCCCGCGCCCGAGTCGCAACATGCCCGGTAAAAATGCACGAATCGTATGAACCACCCCCATGACATTGATGCGCATGAGATCGTCGAAAGCTACGGGATCAATCTCCCACAACGGGGCGGGTTCGTTGATCACGGCGGCATTGTTGATGATGAGATCGGGAATACAACCCTCTGCCTCCAACGACTCCGCCCAGCGCTCGAGCGCGCCCGCGTCAGAGACGTCCACGAGCGCAGTGTCCTCGCCCCCGTTGCGCGCGCAACCATGTACGGTATGGCCGAGTGCGCGAAAGCGTCCAAGCAACGCAAGGCCCAACCCCCGGCTCGCCCCGGTCACAATAATGTGTCTTTGCATACTTCGATCCGCTGTGGAAGAGCAACTTAGAATGTTCGAGCATGATGTGCAAGAATCGGCTGCTTGATCCGCTGTCATGCGCCCGGCATGCTTGTTTCTGCGTTCTCTTGTGTATCCGAGCTGCCCGCAGTCCGCCTCATTGCGCGCATCATCGTATTCGATGACTCTCTGACCCGTTGCAAGAAAAATACGCTGTTCCCCTGGTCCGCCGGCGTGTGCCCGTTTCCGATTTGACCCAGACGCGCTTCGGTGTTACATTCGCGCTGTGAGCACTCAACAACAATTCACGCGGCAAGGACGCTGGCGCTGATCCTGAATTTCCTCGCATGCAAACACAAGCCACACTGCACCTCATCGTCAATCCCGCCGCTGGTAGGGGACGCGGCGGACGCGTGCATCGTGAGGTGCTGAAGAAAGCGCATGATCACGGATGGCATGTCAATGAGTACGTCACTGGCGGCCGCGGTCACGCCACCACCATCGCCGCCAAACTCCCGGATGACGAAGCACCACTGCTTGTGCTCGGGGGCGACGGAACGATGAACGAGGTGATCAACGGATTACGCCATCGCTCGCATCCCGTCGGACTCGTCCCCATTGGTACCGGAAACGACTTTGCGCGGCTGCTCCGCCTCCGCGACACGGACGATGCGCTGCATGCGTTGCGTGAAGGCAAACGTCGTGTGGTGGATACCGCGCTGGTGGACGTGGTGAACGAGGATGGAACGGTAGAGCGCCGGCGCTTTATCAACAGCATGGGTATTGGCTTCGATGCCGCCGTTGCTGTGGATGTGGCGAATGTGCGTCTGGGCAGCGGCATGCTTCCCTATCTTATTTCGGTGTTCCGCGTGCTCCGGACCTATGAAGCGGTGCCGTCAACCATCACCTTCAGTAATGTCGAAATCTCATCTACCTTGTTCCTGGCCTGCATCGGCAACGGCACCACCAGCGGTGGCGGTTTCCGACTGACACCCCACGCCCACGCGGACGATGGTCTCCTCGATCTCTGTCACGTCAGGTCTACTCCGATGCGCCGCATCCTCGCGGTACTACCGAAAGCGCTTTCTGGAACGCACGTGCATGCGCCGGAGGTGCGTATGGAACGCGCGGCACATTTCAATGTGGCACTCGATTTTCCCTTACCCGTTCATCTTGACGGCGAGATTCTCACCCGGCAGGCGCGCCGTCTCGTAGTGACCTGTCTCCCGGGCGTATTCGAGTTCTTCATCCCGCCCGATTCAGCCCTGATGTGAACGACATCCTAGCCCGACGTCGCGCCTCCGTCCACACCCTCACATTGTCGTACATCCCTG
Proteins encoded in this region:
- a CDS encoding SDR family NAD(P)-dependent oxidoreductase; the protein is MQRHIIVTGASRGLGLALLGRFRALGHTVHGCARNGGEDTALVDVSDAGALERWAESLEAEGCIPDLIINNAAVINEPAPLWEIDPVAFDDLMRINVMGVVHTIRAFLPGMLRLGRGIVVNVSSGWGRSADAGMAPYCASKWAVEGLTQALAEELPPGFAAVSLNPGVINTDMLRTCWPDNAAAYPSPEEWAERSAPFLLGITAKDNGRQLTVPGVPV
- a CDS encoding diacylglycerol kinase family lipid kinase; protein product: MQTQATLHLIVNPAAGRGRGGRVHREVLKKAHDHGWHVNEYVTGGRGHATTIAAKLPDDEAPLLVLGGDGTMNEVINGLRHRSHPVGLVPIGTGNDFARLLRLRDTDDALHALREGKRRVVDTALVDVVNEDGTVERRRFINSMGIGFDAAVAVDVANVRLGSGMLPYLISVFRVLRTYEAVPSTITFSNVEISSTLFLACIGNGTTSGGGFRLTPHAHADDGLLDLCHVRSTPMRRILAVLPKALSGTHVHAPEVRMERAAHFNVALDFPLPVHLDGEILTRQARRLVVTCLPGVFEFFIPPDSALM